The Panicum hallii strain FIL2 chromosome 5, PHallii_v3.1, whole genome shotgun sequence genome contains the following window.
GCAGAGTGTGCTTACGTGATCATCGAGCAGTATCTTCTGACTGACAATTTGTTCTTCTGTGTGCGATCCGTGCAGTTGGATGACTGGGTCCTGTGCCGCATCTACAACAAGAAGGGCGGGCTGGAGAAGCCGCCGGTGGCCGCCGGCGACCGCAAGCCGGCGCTCGCCGCGGGGCCCGCGGCGGTGGGCTCCCCGCCGGAGCAGAAGCCGTTcgtggcggcgccgggcggGCTGCCCCCCGCGTTCGCGGACCTGGCGGCGTACTACGACCGGCCGTCGGACTCGATGCCGCGGCTGCACGCGGACTCGAGCTGCTCGGAGCAGGTGCTGTCCCCGGAGCAGCAGTTCGCGTGCGACCGGGAGGTGCAGAGCCAGCCCAAGATCAGCGAGTGGGAGCGCACCTTCGCGTCCGACCCCGTGAACCCCGCCGGCTCCATGCTCGACCCCACCgggcacggcggcgccggcgcgggcctCGGCGGCGACCCGCTCCTGCAGGACATCCTCATGTACTGGGGCAAGCCGTTCTAGACGTCACGTGCGCGAACCAAGGGAACGGCAGAGCGTTACGCAACCCCGTCCTGGGCTGCGGTTGGCTGGCCTCCGTCGGCAGCGCAACCGCCGCGGCGTGGGCTTGACTCAGGCGAGCCGCCATAGCTGACTACTACTAAGAGCTCTAAAGATGGATGGATTAGACGGAGATGTCATCATCGTCGTAAACTAAAACAAGAAGATGGGACTGTGATTTGAGGCGGCAATGAGACCCGTGTGGCCCCGCCGGGAGCTGGGGGAGATCGCGATGCATTGGTGGTCGATCGTGCGTGGCATGTGTGTGTACTTGTGCATATACATACATGGTTGGTTCATTCGATGCAGGGCTTCTGTTCCTTCATTGGTTAATTAGTTCTATATAATATAATGGCTTTGTAGCGTGTTGGTCTGGTCCAGTGGTAGGTCTAGTTATTGCTTTCCAGCGGTAGGTCAGCCATTCGTCAATTGCAAGGATCATAAAGAAAAAAACCTCCATATTATTGTAGTTATTGCATTGCATTGGCTCTTTTTCAAAGGAGTTATATAAAAAAGGAGAAAATCGAGGGGCATTATACTGGTTTTTATGCTTCTGAACAAGTGTTGCCCTGTATTTTTATGCATCAACAGCAGACCAGTTGTTTTGGAACTTCCAAGAGAGAAAAAAACATCGGACCGGTTGCATTCCAGCTAAGCTAGGCGCTGTCTTATGGACGAAGGAACGTGTTTGAACCACGTTTTCCAGTGAGCAGGAAACGTGCGCTCGTAGAAAAAGAGGCGCTTCACCTGACGAATCGAACACATTGAAAACCGCGAGGTGGATGAGCTCGACAGGCCGTCGGTAGGCACGGCAGAGGCGGTCAGTGCGCACGTGTACGCCGCCGCAGTCGTCGTGGTCCTAGAattcacggcggcggcggcggcgggcggcccaGCCTGGACTTCCACGGATCTCGCCGTCTTCGTGCCTATCGCACGTCCGGCGAACTGTCAAATCTTGCCTGCTCCCAACATCATCACACGTGTGGCTTGTGGCTGCGCGCTGTGCTTGTGCTTGGTAACAGTAACACCTTGCGGCTTGACAGGCCAGTTTGGTTGCTGCTTCGGTCGCCGTCTGTTCTACGCTTGTTCAGTTAACTGGTGATCTGTGATTAAGCGGTGACCCGGGCGTTAGATTCGATGCAGTGGAAGATCCTGCTCTGTACACGGGAAATCCACGGCACACAGTGTTTTTGCTTTGGCACGCGCACGCACCAGGCCAACCAAGAGCTGTGCGGTCACCGCTGTAGCCAGGGACAAAACAGCTGATCGCACCGCACCTCCTGCTGAAGATAAGATAACACCGCTCCCGATCTAATGACTCGCCGGATACCAACAAAGCGGTGGCGTCGCCGAGCTTTCCAGCGAGGCCGCGACGTGGGTTTTTTGTCGGGTCCGGCCAGGGAATTGTCCGGCGCCCCTGCCCGCGTCGCCGTCACCTACGGCGGCGGCCTCAGCTTTTTGATCGGGGCTGGTTTACTGCTCGCGGCGGCGCCGTGGTTCTGTTCTTTACTTTCTACCGGTTCCACACTCGAGTCTCGGCGCCGAAACTGAGAGGGAGGAGTGCGGCGCCGCCGATAGGTTTTGCCTTTCCTTTGCTTTGGAAGATGTCATCTGCTGGTTTATACTACCAAGTGGCAATAGATTCAAGCAGGACCTGATGTTTTCAAAGCGTTTCCTTTACAAAGGTTATCCATTTGTTGGTTGTTGTTAGTGACACAAAGGGTTAATGTACACAAAGGGATATGAAACAATGATTGATCTGCAGGAATACTCGGGTTCTGTACTGCTAAGTCCCTTTGTTTAGTGAGCTTGATGTTCTTCGCATCTCTTCTGATATTATATCCTTTTCTGATCATGGAAGTGAGTTTTTTTAGAGGAATCAGGGAAGTGAGTTGATAGCCATTGATTCAATTTGCGCTTTCGTTGGTGCATCAGGCCCACGCCAAGGTCCGAGCAGAAGAATCGCGTGGGCCTTTTTCTCATGTCTCGGCCCAAGTTGCGGGCTGCAGAAGCAAAGATTGAGGCCCATCTGATCGAACCCCACCATCTCTGAACCGGACTGGACCTCGTTCCGAGAGACCCGCACGGCAAGCCCAGCCCATTTGATCGACGGCTTCCCCAATCCCCACGGCGAAGCCGAAACCACGGAGACGACAGACGAGGACCAGTCCTCGGCTGAGTCGGCTCCTCTTCCTGCTTCGAACTCGCCGGCGTCGTCGTCGATTGGGTTCACGTTGGACACAGGCTGAGCTGCGCTTCACCGTTGGAACAAAGGACAAATAACACTGGAGTCGCAAGCTTTTTCTAACAAAGGTGAATACCAAGCACGTCCAATCTGGAGACAAATAAACGCCACATTGTGTGCCTGCTCGATTCGCAAAATACCTTCTGCTGCCGCTGTGCAGCACGCTTGCTAGTCTTTTTAGATGATTCCCGAAATGGAAGACGGATCGATGCGCGTACTGTTCCGCGTGTCGTTGGAGGAAGGCGAGGGACGCGTGAACAGTCTGAACGCCGGGGGTGCTCCGGCCAGCCGAGGCACAGAGCGAGGCGGCGTTCATGGGGCGCCTGCCGAGGTCGTCGTCGTTCCAAACAAGAACATGACATCGACGCCCATGCCTGTTTCATTGTCGGTATGACGAACATGCGCGCGGCGCGCCACGGCATGACGACGCAGCAGGGTCCGaacgggccggggcggcggagaCAGAGTTCTTGCGGCACACAACCGCACAAGGTGTTCAGTGCGGCGGAGAGGGAGGCAACCAACTCCCAGGGCGCAGAGGCTCTCCGGCGAACACGGCATGGACCCGAGACGGCGTCGTTACCGGCACCAGGGACCGGGCACCCCTGTTTCATTTTTGGCCGCTGGATCGATCACGTACGGTCCAGATAGAGGGAGCAGAGGACTCGATCGTCTCTGTCAGGCAGGTGCGGCCGGGCGGGAGCTGGATGCCCCAGCGCCATGGCGGTTGGCGGAGGCCGGAGGTCCAGCCGTCAAGGTCCGCCGCACCTCTGGTCTCTGGAGCGTGGTGGAGCACGCCCGCGGGCTCGTCGGCTGAGGACGCGGGGAACGTCGCCGCCGCTTCCTTCGAGGACAGGGAGAGCCCTCGCGCGCTCTGCTGGGGCCGCCGGCTCGTACCTCGCGGCCGCCGCAGGCATGGGCTTCCTAATGCTCCGAGTTCCATCGCTACACAGGATCGCAACTAGGTTCAGACTTGAGGCTGGTCAGGGAGACTGAGCCAGGCGCTGCTACTTGAACAGATGTCAAACTACACGTATTACCCACATGGACATGATTCCATGAGCTACTTGCTGAGGACAAGCTCCTCAGCATGATTTGGAAGCTAACCAGCACAGAAATGTAGTAGATGCAATTGCCATAGGATTCTGTGTAGAACCTAGCCTAGGTAATGACTAGAAGCGGTGGTAGTGATCAGGACTTATTCAGCATGACCTCTTGAGAGTTTTCAGAGATAGTTTAGCTTGTGGCTCTGCGAAAGGTCTCCACCGCTCGACTCATCTTGTGTCCACGTGCGGGAACTAGTGCTCAATGCCCTGCGTGTCGAATTGGTCgagtttttttttctaaaaaagggtttaaaaaaattcgaaaaagggtgcCGGATCGGAAGATTtggaaaaatgggtacctcccgcccgttgatcgggcgggaggcgtggggccggggacctcccgcccatccaatgggcgggaggttccaaaacTTTCTGCAgatcctcccgagggcctcttcgcgaataagaaacttttcttattcgtgaagagatccctaaggcatcccgcccgcctgCTGGGCGGGAGGTTCCCTCCTTATTTTTGCTTTTTTTATTTTGGTTTATTATTTTTGGTTTTCTGATTTTGGTTTATTTTTGGTTTTTGATGGTTATGGTTTTTGATGGTGTTTTTTTATTTTGGTTTTTTTTATTTTGGTTTATTTTTGGTTTTTTTATTTTCGTTTTTGATGGTTTTTGGTTTTTTGACTTTGGTTTTTGATGGTTATGGTTTTTGATGGTTTTGATGgaatttagttcaattttaggaagaagattacggtatctaaaactcgtatgaagatggttaagcgataacattttgcaacgtagaatccaaatattacgatagtacggtacatcaagccattaaaaataaaatagcaaGATAACAAATAAGTTTAAATATATACACTCCTCCTGCAAATCTAATATTGCCCTTAGTATGCCGGCGTGCGATCAtaaatcaggcagacatcttccctatcccgaacgactgcaagcttaacccgtttcAGGAACCAGTACCAATTGTCTGTGTTCTTACTCTctacaaaagcaaaagcaacaagAAACatttgattgtttccatccactccaatagctgtgagcgtttgcaatctatactttcctgtgagaaaggtcccatcgatgcacaggagaggccggcagtgttggaatgcgttaatgcatggacccaagctgaaaaagtcTCGCTGCAATATGaagggcggaccttctcctctgtctagacttTTTAGGTCATAATAGatttcaggatttctctgacaaaGGACGGCCAGCAACCGagaaatattatcatatgcagcctcgaacgtcccaaacctcatctccaacaccttctgttttgcactccacgccttgctgtacgagatggtatacttgtacttttcctgaatatgCCTGATAATAGACATTGGTTCAAATGACATGTTctctactatcatcccgtacatctcatttgcgatgtattgcgatgtAAGGTTGCGATGAGTCTTCTGCACGtccggcaaatgacaagtgtgctgagtgacaattgagcattcccaacaatctttccatttgcccttataggcatgcacccgccacggacagccctccttcacacataccacatcgtacttacgagatctGCACTCGACTATtttgaactctcgcataagagagagacca
Protein-coding sequences here:
- the LOC112892018 gene encoding NAC domain-containing protein 48, with the translated sequence MSGGGQDLQLPPGFRFHPTDEELVMHYLCRRCAGLPIAVPIIAEIDLYKFDPWQLPSLAQYGEKEWYFFSPRDRKYPNGSRPNRAAGSGYWKATGADKPVGTPKPLAIKKALVFYAGKAPKGEKTNWIMHEYRLADVDRTARKKNSLRLDDWVLCRIYNKKGGLEKPPVAAGDRKPALAAGPAAVGSPPEQKPFVAAPGGLPPAFADLAAYYDRPSDSMPRLHADSSCSEQVLSPEQQFACDREVQSQPKISEWERTFASDPVNPAGSMLDPTGHGGAGAGLGGDPLLQDILMYWGKPF